A region of Chlamydia crocodili DNA encodes the following proteins:
- a CDS encoding PP2C family protein-serine/threonine phosphatase, which produces MQNTVDFDYFGLSDIGMVRSRNEDFWQVNLSLGAVAIADGMGGCLGGDVASHEAIFSLMELINAKQSQLEEFKDDQYREILRVILSKVNGLIYEHGLMESRLQGMGTTLSFMQFLREKAWLLHVGDSRIYRLRGEKFSCLTEDHSLANQLKNRYGLSKQSDKVYPYRHVLTNVLGSRPYVTPDIRDISYEKEDLFVFCSDGLTNMVSDTDMRDILLQSTTLEESGNILISLANSRGGSDNVTVVLVRIQ; this is translated from the coding sequence ATGCAAAATACTGTAGATTTCGATTATTTTGGTCTAAGCGATATTGGGATGGTGCGCTCTAGGAATGAGGATTTCTGGCAGGTAAACCTTTCCTTAGGAGCTGTTGCCATTGCAGATGGTATGGGAGGATGTTTAGGAGGCGATGTAGCTTCTCATGAAGCTATTTTTAGCTTAATGGAATTGATTAACGCCAAGCAATCCCAGCTAGAAGAGTTTAAGGATGATCAGTATCGAGAAATATTAAGGGTAATTCTTTCCAAGGTTAATGGTTTGATTTATGAGCATGGTCTCATGGAATCACGTCTTCAGGGTATGGGAACTACGTTGAGCTTCATGCAGTTTCTTAGGGAAAAGGCGTGGTTGCTTCATGTCGGAGATAGTAGGATTTATCGCTTGCGTGGTGAGAAGTTTTCCTGTTTGACAGAGGATCATTCTCTAGCAAATCAATTGAAAAATCGTTATGGGCTTTCTAAACAATCGGATAAGGTGTATCCTTATCGGCATGTTCTGACTAATGTTTTAGGAAGTCGTCCCTATGTGACCCCCGATATCCGGGATATTTCTTATGAAAAAGAAGATTTGTTTGTCTTTTGCTCGGACGGCTTGACAAACATGGTTTCTGATACAGATATGCGGGATATTTTACTTCAATCTACGACTTTAGAAGAAAGTGGAAATATTTTGATTTCCTTAGCCAATAGTCGTGGGGGATCTGATAATGTTACCGTGGTGTTAGTCAGAATACAGTAG
- a CDS encoding cysteine desulfurase family protein, which produces MIYLDNNAMAFLEPGLLQFLQQLFHEGVYANPSSIHGPGKKSRKIIHETTTLIQKTLSFSGQVIYTSSATESLNLAIASLPKGSHVITCSCEHPAIIEPLKNTNLLVSYLDPQLGNCTISPEQIEAAIIPTTSAIVLGWANSEIGAKINIEVIANIARKHNLQFIVDATAIIGREKVTIPQGVSMVAFSGHKFHALSGIGVLLIAPGFKVSPLLWGGGQQGGIRSGTENLWGIASLYYIFNILIEKQEEIASKILRYRTYFEACLKKRIPEIRIHCERQPRVNNVSAIAFPPLEGEVMQIALDVEGVACGYGSACSSGATTAFKSLVAMKIDQDISLATLRFSFSHLLTQEDLDLSIEKIIKISTHLKSAW; this is translated from the coding sequence ATGATCTACTTGGATAACAATGCCATGGCTTTTTTAGAGCCAGGTCTTTTGCAATTTCTACAACAACTCTTCCATGAGGGGGTCTATGCTAATCCTTCAAGTATACATGGTCCAGGGAAAAAATCTCGGAAGATAATTCACGAAACAACAACATTAATTCAGAAGACACTGTCTTTTTCTGGGCAGGTAATTTATACTTCGAGTGCTACGGAAAGTTTAAATTTAGCTATTGCGAGTCTTCCTAAGGGAAGTCATGTGATTACATGCAGTTGCGAACATCCTGCGATAATAGAGCCTTTAAAAAATACCAACCTTCTCGTTTCGTATTTAGATCCCCAGCTTGGAAACTGTACAATTAGTCCTGAGCAAATAGAAGCTGCTATTATACCAACCACCTCAGCAATCGTATTGGGATGGGCAAATAGCGAGATTGGTGCGAAAATAAATATAGAAGTAATTGCTAATATTGCTAGGAAGCATAATTTACAATTTATCGTAGATGCTACAGCAATCATTGGTAGAGAAAAGGTAACCATTCCTCAAGGTGTCTCTATGGTTGCTTTTAGTGGACATAAGTTTCACGCTTTATCGGGAATAGGAGTTCTTCTTATAGCTCCAGGATTTAAAGTTTCTCCCTTGCTTTGGGGAGGTGGTCAGCAAGGAGGTATACGTTCTGGAACAGAAAACCTCTGGGGGATTGCTTCACTATACTATATTTTCAATATTCTTATTGAAAAACAAGAAGAAATAGCTTCAAAAATTTTACGATATCGCACTTACTTCGAGGCGTGTTTAAAAAAGCGTATTCCTGAGATTAGAATTCATTGCGAGCGTCAACCCCGTGTGAATAACGTTTCTGCTATTGCTTTTCCCCCATTAGAAGGTGAGGTGATGCAAATAGCTTTAGATGTTGAAGGTGTCGCCTGTGGTTATGGATCCGCATGTTCTTCGGGAGCAACTACAGCTTTCAAATCTTTAGTTGCTATGAAAATTGATCAGGATATATCGCTAGCTACTTTACGATTTTCTTTCTCTCATTTACTAACACAAGAAGATCTTGATTTATCTATAGAGAAGATTATAAAGATAAGTACGCATTTGAAAAGTGCTTGGTAA
- a CDS encoding CNNM domain-containing protein codes for MTDSPFFWLGVNFLCIVLQGFYSMMEMACVSFNRVRLQYYLTKDHKKARYINFLIRRPYRLFGTVMLGVNIALQIGSESARNCYKALGFSPDYAPFTQIFLVVIFAELFPLTISRKIPERLALWGAPILYYSHYLFYPLIQFIGSLTEGIYYLLKIKKEKLNSTLSRDEFQKALETHHEEQDFNVIATNIFSLSATSAEQVCQPLDLVTMLPSTANVKDLCRKIKNTDMEFIPVYHKVRKNVIGIALPKDFVNKNLDDALIHNLHSPWFITAKSKLIRILKEFRDNRSSVAVVLNSSGEPMGILSLNAIFKILFNTSNIAQLKPKTVSLIERTFPGNTPLKDLQKELGIELTRYGVETLAQLVLQLLDTPAEIGTSVITDNLLLEVKEVSLYGIKSVSIKNLLS; via the coding sequence ATGACTGATTCTCCTTTCTTTTGGCTTGGGGTCAATTTTTTATGTATTGTTCTTCAAGGATTCTATTCTATGATGGAAATGGCTTGCGTTTCCTTCAATCGTGTACGCTTGCAATACTATCTAACAAAAGATCATAAGAAAGCACGCTATATTAATTTTCTTATTCGTCGTCCTTATCGTTTATTTGGGACAGTAATGCTTGGAGTGAATATAGCTCTTCAAATTGGTTCTGAATCAGCCAGGAATTGTTATAAAGCTCTGGGATTTTCTCCGGATTATGCCCCTTTTACTCAGATATTTCTTGTCGTAATTTTTGCTGAGCTTTTCCCTTTAACAATATCACGTAAAATTCCTGAGAGGTTAGCGCTTTGGGGAGCTCCTATACTGTATTATTCTCATTATCTATTTTATCCATTAATTCAATTCATAGGGAGTCTTACAGAAGGAATTTACTATCTACTAAAAATAAAAAAAGAGAAGTTAAACTCAACATTAAGTCGTGACGAATTTCAAAAAGCCTTAGAGACGCATCATGAAGAACAAGATTTCAATGTTATTGCCACAAATATTTTCTCTTTAAGTGCAACATCTGCAGAACAGGTATGTCAACCCCTAGATTTGGTGACAATGTTACCTTCTACAGCAAATGTTAAAGATTTATGTCGGAAGATAAAAAATACTGACATGGAGTTTATCCCCGTATACCACAAGGTACGTAAAAATGTGATAGGGATAGCGCTGCCTAAAGATTTTGTGAATAAAAATCTTGATGATGCATTAATTCATAACCTCCATTCACCATGGTTTATTACAGCAAAATCTAAACTGATACGCATCCTAAAAGAATTCAGAGATAACCGCTCTAGCGTAGCTGTTGTATTGAATTCTTCTGGAGAACCCATGGGTATTCTCAGTCTAAACGCAATTTTTAAAATTCTATTTAACACATCAAATATTGCTCAATTAAAACCTAAAACTGTCTCTTTAATAGAAAGAACATTTCCTGGGAATACACCTTTAAAAGATCTACAGAAAGAGTTGGGAATTGAACTTACGCGTTATGGAGTAGAAACTCTAGCGCAGCTAGTTTTACAATTACTTGATACTCCTGCAGAAATTGGAACCTCAGTAATTACCGATAATCTTCTTCTAGAAGTTAAAGAAGTATCGCTATATGGAATCAAAAGCGTCTCTATCAAAAATCTACTTTCGTAA
- a CDS encoding hemolysin family protein, with product MISTVLIFLIICFTLCSGFISLSQIALFSLPTSLISHYKRSRYKKQQLVASLLSHPHHLLITLIFLDIGLNIGIQNCVAILVGDKASWLLIVGFPLALTLILCEILPKAVALPFNTQIAAFVAPLILVFTKALRPLLYWAISGINYIVQWILSSQKVDIIQPQELKEVLQSCKDFGVVNQDESRLLYGYLSLSDCSVKERMKPRQDVLFYDIQTPLDNLYDLFSQQHCSRVPVCNDNLQNLLGICTAKALLLYGKPLQSSEDLLPLLNKPYYMPETISAKTALCHLAAEDETLGMIIDEYGSIEGLITQEDLFEIVSGEIVDQRSEKVLYTMSGKDVIIAAGTLELSDLSEIFNINLPTNNNSATLGGWLTEQMESIPITGTKLTWNNLMFQVLDAAPNRIRRVYIRKMHD from the coding sequence ATGATTTCTACTGTTCTGATTTTTTTAATCATATGTTTTACCCTGTGTTCTGGATTTATTTCGTTATCACAGATAGCTCTTTTCTCTCTTCCAACCTCTTTAATTTCTCATTACAAGCGCTCTAGATATAAAAAGCAGCAGTTAGTAGCTTCTCTACTTTCTCATCCCCACCATTTACTCATTACCCTAATCTTTCTTGATATCGGATTGAATATTGGGATTCAAAACTGTGTAGCTATACTTGTTGGCGACAAAGCTTCGTGGTTACTTATTGTTGGTTTCCCTTTAGCTTTAACTCTAATTTTATGTGAAATTTTACCTAAGGCAGTAGCTCTTCCGTTTAACACACAGATAGCCGCTTTTGTTGCTCCTCTTATTTTAGTATTTACAAAGGCGCTTCGACCTTTACTTTACTGGGCAATCAGTGGGATTAACTATATTGTACAATGGATTCTTTCATCTCAGAAGGTAGATATTATCCAACCTCAGGAATTGAAGGAGGTTTTACAAAGTTGCAAAGACTTTGGTGTTGTTAATCAGGATGAAAGTCGTCTGCTATACGGTTATCTCTCTCTTAGTGATTGTAGTGTTAAAGAGCGCATGAAACCTCGTCAAGATGTTTTATTCTATGACATTCAAACACCCCTCGACAATCTCTATGATCTATTTTCTCAGCAACATTGTTCGAGAGTTCCTGTATGTAATGACAATTTACAAAATCTATTAGGAATCTGCACAGCGAAAGCTTTGCTACTTTACGGTAAACCCTTACAGTCATCCGAAGACCTGTTGCCTTTATTGAATAAGCCTTATTATATGCCTGAGACAATATCAGCAAAAACTGCTCTATGTCATCTTGCTGCTGAAGATGAGACTTTAGGCATGATCATTGACGAATATGGTTCGATCGAAGGATTAATTACTCAGGAAGATCTCTTTGAGATTGTTTCTGGAGAAATCGTTGATCAACGAAGTGAAAAAGTTCTTTATACAATGTCGGGGAAAGATGTTATTATCGCAGCAGGCACTTTAGAACTGAGCGACCTCAGTGAGATTTTCAATATCAATCTCCCTACAAATAACAATAGTGCAACTTTAGGAGGATGGTTAACTGAACAGATGGAATCTATTCCAATTACGGGAACAAAACTCACTTGGAACAATCTTATGTTTCAAGTTTTGGACGCGGCCCCTAATCGCATACGCCGAGTGTATATAAGGAAAATGCATGACTGA
- the dcd gene encoding dCTP deaminase, which yields MSIKEDKWIRKMALAHGMIEPFADGQVNTDAETGEKLISYGLSSYGYDLRLSREFKVFTNVYNSLVDPKHFTEDTFISITDDVCIIPPNSFALAHSVEYFRIPRNVLTMCIGKSTYARCGLIVNVTPFEPEWEGYVTIEISNTTPLPAKIYANEGIAQVLFFEADEMCEVSYAERKGKYQKQQGITVPFV from the coding sequence ATGAGCATTAAAGAAGATAAATGGATCCGTAAAATGGCATTGGCTCATGGTATGATCGAGCCTTTTGCAGATGGCCAAGTAAATACAGACGCAGAAACTGGAGAGAAATTAATCAGCTACGGTTTATCTAGCTATGGTTATGATCTCCGTTTGTCTAGAGAGTTTAAAGTATTCACTAACGTATATAATTCTCTTGTTGATCCAAAGCATTTTACAGAAGATACATTTATTTCTATTACTGATGATGTTTGTATCATTCCTCCGAATTCATTTGCTCTTGCTCACAGTGTAGAGTATTTTCGCATTCCAAGAAACGTCTTAACAATGTGTATAGGGAAATCCACGTATGCACGTTGTGGACTCATTGTTAATGTAACCCCTTTTGAACCTGAATGGGAAGGATACGTTACCATAGAAATTTCCAATACCACTCCTCTCCCAGCAAAAATTTATGCTAATGAGGGAATAGCTCAAGTCTTGTTCTTTGAAGCAGACGAGATGTGTGAGGTTTCTTATGCAGAAAGAAAAGGTAAGTATCAAAAACAGCAGGGAATTACTGTTCCGTTTGTTTAA
- the ruvB gene encoding Holliday junction branch migration DNA helicase RuvB translates to MTHQVSVLHQDKKFDISLRPKGLREFCGQKQLTERLELFLHAAVQRGEVPGHCLFFGPPGLGKTSLAHIVAHTVGKGLVVASGPQLVKPSDLLGLLTSLQEGDVFFIDEIHRMGKVAEEYLYSAMEDYKIDITIDSGPGARSVSVDLAPFSLVGATTRSGMLSEPLRARFSFTGRMSYYSDEDLTTILKRSSNLLGIDADTSALHEIARRSRGTPRLANNLLRWVRDFAQMREGNCINSDVAEKALAMLLIDDWGLNEIDIKLLTTIIDYYQGGPVGIKTLSVAVGEDIKTLEDVYEPFLILKGLLKKTSRGRMVTQIAYNHLKRCSDNLQSLGEEK, encoded by the coding sequence ATGACACATCAGGTATCTGTCTTACATCAAGATAAAAAGTTCGATATTTCTTTACGCCCCAAAGGACTGAGAGAATTTTGTGGTCAGAAGCAACTTACGGAACGCTTGGAATTGTTCCTTCATGCCGCTGTGCAACGAGGAGAAGTTCCCGGTCACTGTCTTTTTTTCGGTCCCCCGGGATTGGGTAAAACATCACTTGCTCATATTGTTGCTCATACCGTAGGTAAAGGATTAGTCGTTGCTTCAGGACCTCAACTTGTTAAACCGTCTGATTTATTGGGGTTGTTAACAAGTCTGCAAGAAGGTGATGTTTTCTTTATTGATGAAATTCATCGGATGGGAAAAGTTGCTGAGGAATATTTATATTCCGCAATGGAAGACTATAAAATTGATATTACTATTGACTCAGGCCCTGGTGCACGCTCTGTTTCTGTAGATCTTGCTCCTTTTAGTTTAGTAGGAGCAACAACACGTTCTGGAATGTTAAGTGAGCCCTTGCGTGCTCGTTTTTCTTTTACTGGCCGTATGTCATATTACTCCGATGAAGATTTGACAACAATTCTTAAACGATCTTCTAATTTATTGGGAATTGATGCTGATACTTCAGCATTACACGAGATTGCCCGAAGATCTAGAGGAACGCCTAGATTAGCGAATAATCTCTTGCGTTGGGTTCGAGATTTTGCTCAAATGCGCGAGGGTAATTGTATTAATAGTGACGTAGCCGAAAAAGCTCTGGCTATGCTATTAATAGATGATTGGGGATTAAATGAGATTGATATTAAACTTCTCACCACAATAATAGACTATTATCAGGGCGGCCCTGTGGGTATTAAAACTTTATCAGTGGCCGTAGGAGAAGACATCAAAACCCTAGAAGATGTGTATGAACCTTTCTTGATTTTAAAGGGTCTATTAAAGAAAACATCTCGAGGAAGAATGGTTACCCAAATTGCTTATAATCATTTGAAAAGGTGTTCAGATAACTTGCAGAGTTTAGGAGAAGAAAAGTGA
- a CDS encoding SpoIID/LytB domain-containing protein produces the protein MKILKYILLGLSFSMGVAGYTEVKVSDTFMVQPVVSEPKIRVLLLNESTTALIEAKGPYRLYGDNALLQHSPQGLRCAAHALYGGVRWGENFPGVQCLKIEPIDDSASLFVNGLQYKGALYIHKTDKHCIVVTNELTVEEYLKSILSTKYLRELDKEALSACVILERTALYERLLAKNPQNFWHVTGSEDNYAGYGATRQFYGVEDAVDWTSRLIVDNPEGLIIDADGLLKANVDRLAIEGYNARQILEKFYKDADFVVIESWNDEANEIS, from the coding sequence GTGAAGATATTGAAGTACATCCTTTTAGGACTTTCCTTCAGTATGGGCGTAGCCGGGTATACAGAAGTTAAGGTTTCTGATACTTTTATGGTTCAACCTGTTGTTTCCGAACCTAAAATTCGCGTTCTTCTTTTGAATGAGAGTACCACGGCTTTAATAGAAGCTAAAGGTCCTTATCGCCTTTATGGTGACAACGCGTTATTGCAGCATTCACCTCAAGGTTTACGCTGTGCTGCCCACGCTCTTTACGGAGGTGTTCGATGGGGGGAAAATTTCCCTGGAGTCCAATGCTTAAAAATAGAGCCTATTGATGACTCTGCATCATTATTTGTAAATGGACTACAATATAAGGGGGCTCTCTATATTCATAAGACAGATAAGCATTGTATTGTTGTGACTAATGAGCTAACTGTTGAAGAGTACCTTAAATCAATTCTTTCCACAAAATATCTCAGAGAATTAGATAAAGAAGCTTTATCAGCATGTGTAATTTTAGAAAGAACCGCTTTATACGAAAGGCTTCTTGCTAAAAATCCTCAAAACTTCTGGCATGTCACGGGATCCGAAGATAATTATGCTGGTTACGGAGCTACACGACAATTCTATGGTGTTGAAGATGCTGTGGATTGGACATCACGATTGATTGTTGATAATCCTGAAGGGTTGATTATTGATGCTGATGGCTTGCTTAAAGCTAATGTTGATCGTCTTGCTATAGAAGGTTACAATGCACGTCAAATTCTTGAAAAATTCTATAAAGATGCTGATTTTGTAGTTATAGAATCTTGGAATGATGAAGCTAATGAAATTAGCTAG
- a CDS encoding glycogen debranching protein — MGKISFYPGSPLPLGATQLSSNRYRFALFSSQATQVVLALADKSFHIQEIVLSHEQNRTGAIWHIEVEGISDQWSYAFRIDGPTNATARFDFKKYLSDPYAKNLRSPQTFGSIKTSGDYAFSYLKNEEFSWEGDRCLNLPKEESIIYEMHVRSFTWNNSSQVRYPGTFLGIIEKIDYLKKLGINAIELLPIFEFDETYHPFRTANTPHLCNYWGYSSVNFFSPCRRYAYGSDPCAPIREFKTLVKALHKANIEVFLDVVFNHTGLDNTICPLPWIDLSSYYIVNSQGEFANYSGCGNTVNTNHTPTTQWILDSLRYWVQEMHVDGFRFDLASVFSRDPLGNPTPFSPVLHAISYDPVLSETKIIAEPWDAAGLYQVGYFPTLSPRWSEWNGQYRDTIKSFLNGDQHLVGAFASRISGSQDLYPQGSPCNSINYICSHDGFTLRDTVSYNDKHNEGNGEDNRDGSNANYSYNFGEEGETKNPEILALRERQMRNFLLTLFLSQGIPMLQSGDEYGHTGKGNNNRWALDTDANHFLWDELSKNTSLFDFVCGAIRFRKQHKEIFNKGFLTHENIIWLDVNANPIEHWNPSKFLAYELRYSKYSLFTAFYTGDERIQIHLPEIRENFLPYQKIVDSSGFISESLSEKVFLDSYMMLVAISYTSHPS, encoded by the coding sequence ATGGGCAAAATTAGTTTTTATCCAGGCTCTCCACTACCTCTGGGAGCAACTCAGCTTTCTTCTAACCGCTATCGTTTTGCGTTATTTTCTTCACAAGCTACTCAAGTAGTTCTTGCTCTTGCCGATAAAAGTTTCCATATCCAAGAAATAGTTTTATCACATGAGCAAAACCGGACGGGAGCTATCTGGCATATAGAGGTGGAAGGAATTTCTGATCAGTGGTCTTATGCTTTTCGCATAGACGGTCCTACAAACGCAACAGCTAGGTTTGATTTTAAAAAATACCTTTCTGATCCTTATGCAAAAAACCTTCGTTCTCCACAAACTTTTGGCTCTATAAAAACCTCTGGAGACTATGCCTTTAGTTATTTAAAAAATGAAGAGTTTTCTTGGGAAGGAGATCGCTGTCTCAATTTACCCAAAGAAGAATCAATCATTTATGAAATGCATGTCCGATCTTTTACTTGGAATAATTCTTCTCAAGTACGTTATCCAGGAACTTTCTTAGGTATTATCGAAAAGATAGACTATCTGAAAAAACTTGGAATCAACGCTATTGAACTTCTCCCTATTTTTGAATTTGATGAAACTTACCATCCTTTCCGAACTGCAAACACACCTCACCTTTGCAACTACTGGGGATATTCTTCTGTAAACTTTTTCTCTCCTTGTCGACGTTACGCTTATGGCTCAGATCCCTGTGCACCAATCAGAGAATTTAAAACTCTAGTTAAAGCTTTACATAAAGCAAATATTGAGGTGTTTCTCGATGTTGTTTTTAATCATACAGGATTAGATAACACAATTTGTCCTTTGCCTTGGATAGACCTTTCTTCATATTATATAGTGAATTCTCAAGGAGAATTCGCAAATTATTCAGGATGCGGGAACACAGTAAATACTAACCACACGCCCACAACACAGTGGATTTTGGATTCCCTACGCTATTGGGTTCAGGAGATGCATGTAGACGGGTTTCGTTTCGATCTTGCTTCTGTATTCTCACGCGATCCTTTAGGCAATCCCACTCCATTCTCTCCAGTCCTACACGCTATCAGCTATGATCCTGTGCTTTCAGAAACAAAAATCATTGCTGAACCTTGGGATGCCGCTGGTCTGTATCAAGTAGGCTACTTCCCTACCTTAAGCCCACGTTGGAGCGAGTGGAATGGGCAATATCGTGATACTATAAAATCCTTTTTAAATGGAGATCAACATCTTGTTGGTGCTTTCGCTTCAAGGATTTCTGGATCTCAAGATCTCTATCCACAAGGCTCTCCTTGCAACTCGATTAATTATATTTGTAGTCATGATGGATTTACTTTGCGTGACACAGTTTCCTATAATGACAAACATAATGAAGGAAATGGGGAGGATAATCGCGACGGAAGCAACGCAAACTATAGCTATAATTTTGGAGAAGAGGGAGAAACTAAAAATCCAGAAATTCTTGCTTTACGCGAACGTCAGATGCGTAATTTCCTATTAACCTTATTCCTTTCTCAAGGCATTCCGATGCTGCAATCAGGAGATGAATATGGTCATACGGGAAAAGGAAATAATAACCGTTGGGCATTAGACACGGATGCTAATCATTTCCTTTGGGACGAATTATCTAAAAATACTTCTCTTTTTGATTTTGTCTGTGGAGCCATTCGTTTCAGGAAACAACATAAGGAAATCTTCAATAAAGGGTTCCTTACTCACGAAAATATTATCTGGCTCGATGTAAACGCGAATCCTATAGAACATTGGAATCCTAGTAAATTTTTAGCTTATGAGCTTAGATATTCGAAGTACAGTCTATTCACAGCATTCTATACAGGAGATGAAAGGATCCAAATTCACCTACCAGAAATAAGAGAGAATTTTCTTCCTTATCAAAAAATAGTAGATAGTTCAGGTTTTATATCAGAAAGCTTGTCAGAGAAAGTATTTTTAGATTCTTATATGATGCTAGTTGCTATAAGTTATACGAGTCATCCTAGCTAA
- a CDS encoding type III secretion chaperone Slc1 has product MSRQNAEENLKNFARELKLPDVAFDQNNTCILFVDGEFSLHLTYEEHSDRLYVYAPLLDGLPDNTQRKLALYEKLLEGSMLGGQMAGGGVGVATKEQLILMHCVLDMKYAETNLLKAFAQLFIETVVKWRTVCADICAGREPSVDTMPQMPQSGGAGGIQPPPTGIRA; this is encoded by the coding sequence ATGTCCAGGCAAAATGCTGAGGAAAATCTAAAAAATTTTGCTAGAGAACTAAAGCTTCCTGATGTAGCTTTTGATCAGAACAATACGTGCATTTTGTTTGTTGATGGCGAATTTTCCCTTCACCTCACTTACGAAGAGCATTCTGATCGTTTATATGTCTATGCTCCCTTGTTAGATGGTTTGCCAGATAATACTCAAAGAAAATTAGCTTTATATGAAAAGCTTTTAGAAGGATCTATGCTTGGTGGACAAATGGCTGGAGGCGGTGTTGGAGTTGCTACTAAAGAACAGCTCATTTTGATGCACTGCGTTTTAGACATGAAATACGCTGAAACAAATCTTTTAAAGGCATTTGCTCAATTATTTATTGAAACTGTGGTAAAATGGCGAACTGTTTGTGCTGATATTTGCGCAGGTAGGGAACCTTCTGTAGATACTATGCCTCAAATGCCTCAGTCTGGTGGTGCTGGCGGGATACAACCTCCTCCTACAGGCATTCGTGCGTAA
- a CDS encoding single-stranded DNA-binding protein, whose amino-acid sequence MMFGYFVGYLGADPEERMTSKGKRVVVLRLGVKSRIGTKDETVWCKCNVWHNRYDKMLPYLKKGSGVIIAGDISVESYMSKDGTPQSSLVISVDTIKFSPFSRSESRSSSAENSSAQTSYDNMSVGFEGESLDAEAIADKDMYAGYGQGQQYVSEDVPF is encoded by the coding sequence ATGATGTTTGGTTATTTTGTCGGTTATTTAGGAGCAGATCCTGAAGAAAGAATGACCTCGAAAGGTAAACGCGTAGTTGTATTGCGTCTAGGCGTAAAATCTCGCATAGGAACTAAAGATGAAACTGTGTGGTGCAAATGTAATGTCTGGCACAACCGTTATGATAAAATGCTCCCTTATCTGAAAAAAGGATCCGGAGTAATTATCGCAGGAGATATCTCTGTAGAAAGTTATATGAGTAAAGATGGAACTCCGCAGTCTTCTTTGGTGATTAGTGTTGATACAATTAAATTTAGTCCTTTCAGCAGAAGTGAATCTCGTTCTTCGTCAGCTGAAAACAGCTCAGCTCAAACGTCTTACGACAATATGTCTGTGGGATTTGAGGGAGAAAGTTTGGATGCTGAAGCTATAGCGGATAAGGATATGTACGCTGGCTATGGTCAAGGTCAACAATATGTATCTGAAGATGTCCCTTTTTAA